Within Porites lutea chromosome 2, jaPorLute2.1, whole genome shotgun sequence, the genomic segment TAGCTTCCTAGCTAGCCAGCCCGCATTCAAATTTGCCGCTTCGCTGATTATAAGCTCCCCCCATGCAGTTATCTCCCCACATACTACAAGGAAATACACCCGATTATAACCCCCTTAATTCCAGATGTAGGCCCCCCGTTTGTGTTTTTTCCGACAGAAATTCACAATCACTTTCCAAGAACTCTGAATTACTTCAATCAGAAAATTTGGAACGTGATGGCGAAACAATAAGATAATTACTTCTTTTTAATTATCAACTCggtcgttcctcgttctttgctccgaaaccgcaaggaaacgcttgctacgcaggctactcttGACATACTACTTGAAACTTTATTGTGAACTACTGCGTTGTAGTACTGCTTTACTTTACTCAAGCTGTACGCTAACACTGAGTCAACAGTAATAAATTAAAGTCTGAACTTACGCAATTTGTTACGTTTCGTGGTTAACTCGGTTccaactttttaaaataagttcGATTTATCATGAGGTTTTAAGACTTGACTTTTGAGACTTTGCTTAGCAACCATTCACAGTATTTTTTAGGGAGTTATCATAagtccaaaaatggagtaaaaattttagagcACGGGATAAACCTTTTTTGGGGGTCACTTTAACTCCTGAATGATAACTTCAAATctggggttatttttactcctgaaaaagagttctttaaactccttttttgCAGTTGAAATAACTCCAAAATATTACCTTACTGTagggagttaaattaaccccactaggggagttattataactccttgaaaattgctCTGTTGATAAGCATGTTTCGAAGCGTTTTCAAGTTCCCATTATCACCCCCATTATTGTTGCAAGTGTAAGAGGGtaggagagagagagagagtaagAAGTTTATTGTACATAATTTGACAAAGTTATAATTCATTATCaagtatatataaaaataattacCTAAAAAAGAACCTAAGTTTCCGTTTAAAATTCTTATGATACATTAAAAGGTTAAATCCTACGAAACGCTCGCAGGATCAAGAAATTTATGTAACAATATTTGCCTCAGTTTCTCTTTAAAATCCCTATGCTCCTTAGAACATATATAAGCCACTCAATTTTAATCAAGTAAGCCCTCcgaaaaccccttacgaagttACATAAGCCAAGGACTTAAAATCGGCACTTTATAGTATATGGAGTAGTCTTAACGTTCTTTCAATAATTGTTGCAGTCCTGGACTGTCTCGCTTGCTCTGGCCTCGTCTACTAGTGTCTACTTATCTTGGGTGCGTGTTGTCGACCACTTTGAAAGCCTCCTTCTAGGAGCAAATTCATAATACCCGTCTGTGCGTCACGGTTAGGAACCCATCAGCTCCTGGTTAAGTCCACTTCCGAGGTTCACCTTCACTGATCACGCACAATACACAATATTGCCTCTGCGGTCTCAGACGTCATCGTGGTTTGCTGAATTTTCTGTTCCCTGtatagaaaaaatcttgcaCATTCTTTGGGTGCTGTTCACAAACATGGTAAAGAAATATCGGCGTTTGTGATTGTGTACTGTTGTTATGGCACTCGGTTAGAGAATTTGACAATCTTGAGGCTGATGCCTGAGACGGTGAGCATCTAACGAAGAGTTGATGTCTTTAAGGTAAACTTTGTTGAAATTATGAATTCTAATAACAGAATGATCCTTTGATACATGTTTCGACAATTTCCTAGCCACTTGTGCACAATAATACAGTTACATAGCGCGGATAATAGGCTACGGATCAAAAGCCTTGAAAGTCTTAGTTCAGGCTCACATTATCAACTCAGTAGATACAAGTTCATGCTACGGAAAGATGTTTTGCGTAAAGAGGCATGCGGAAAAAAGGAGAGTTGTTTCGGCAGTTTTACCAACGAAGCCAAACTTGACAACGACAATAATTGCGATATCTCGAAATACAAATTACTTTTAGCGGTTCAATGTCGACTTAATTGAAGCAAACGTTGTCAATGTGTAAAATGACTTAGCTTTTTACTTCGTTTTTGAGGGCAGGATAAGGTCAATTCATGCTGAATGAATAAGGAAATAACTCATGTTTATGTACCTCATGATCATAGAAGCTCCATCAACTTCTtttgatggttttcacagtgacgtcatcaaattgtaaagtcaaaacaGCGAGGTTGTACGAATTTTAATTTGCACTAGgttgaatttaaacaaaaagtaaatctgtgtacaagtttccatttccgtaccatgtttcatttcgaaattacagcaatttgaacttagaaatgctgtctcgttgaaaaaagtctctccccTTGATTTTTAGCAGTATTACCATTttaagtattagaagatatgtttatgcgtacgtatgctagttctcgagtgaaaacaAAGAGCTTTAAGAGAAATATTGAATTCCAGATGTTTTTGTGGATTTCCGGCCGCCATATTGGCacaccaaaacggtgcaccaatatggcgtctccatacaaagttctacaaaggtgcgtgaaacctttcggcaaataactcagaaactgcgggccacaaagacctgagactttgacaaattgtttatatattagtcttttataacatttcatttcttggctttttccactggacggtttccaatttatttttttgttgcgtgacagtgaaaacgatctataatGAGTCGGCAGTGACAAATTCGTAGCCGTATAATTATATAGTGAAGCTCCAAATACGACAAGGTTTAAGATTATTTGTAGCCCTAGTATAACTAAAATTTAAGGCCCTATGGTACAACGCATTTAAATAGAAATTGCTGACAACTAAGAAAATGAGATTGGCAAATCTAAATTTACCCGCATTAATTTCATAAAAACGAGAGCATCGATAGATCGGAAATATAGTGAAACAGGGTAGAAGGTCTAGCAAAGGCTAAGGCTTCCAGGGAACCAGCGACACATCCCTTCCCAAAATTTTCTTCCTTCCAGATCATTCCATCAAGGACATAGAGCTCACTCCGTTAGAAGTAATTAATTCAGACAGGGACAGTATCCGTAAGGCACGCGATGGATTTTTAATATCGAAAGGCAAAACACTTGAACCCTATGGGATGAACAGAAGAGATGAAATATAATCTATTGACATATGTTTTAATATAACCTCTTCATACAAGTTTTAGTCAATTGTATTCCTCCACcaatcacattttattttttatttttgtcatgttttatATACCGTAACCGTTTATTCTATCCTTACTTAGCTTTTCTAGCCcctgatgaagactagttttgtctagtcgaaATATTAGGCAAATAAATTCGTAACCCTTAGCTTTCCCATaagccttgccttcaattttttaaagtgctATTTTATACTGCTGGTCCTAATCTACGTTAAGATCCGGTTTTCCCTCGCTGCTGTCTGTCCAAGTGGTCCTTGAAAGAATTGTTCGCTAAAGTACACAACCAGACCCTCACCGAAAGTCAGTTTATTTGATTTCAACCGGCCTACTCGGTTTGTCTGTCAGTTTCTCTTGAAGCATTTCTCGTAGATAATTTTCTCCCTTTTATAGCATGGCAATGTTAAGGCTATCTGGTTGTGCCGTCCCAACTCGTATGGGGTCGCAGAAAAGCATGCGATCGCGAAATAAACTGaaggaaaatgcaatttttaggaaaaacgaGGGTTGTCTTGAGTTTCATTgttggtaatttttttctttaattaattttagttCCTTCACCTACTGCGTAGACTAACTGGAGATGACAGCATTGCAGCCGTTTAGTGACGAACAATTAAATTTCTTTAAGTTCTCGTCCTTAGTATTAAATGAATTCCCCAAAGCCTTACGGCAGACCTTTAAAACCATGTGGGACAACACCTATGGACACCGCCCTGGTTTCCAGCTCTGGGATGATTCCACTGCTGTCAGAAATATGTTCGACTCTGAAGAAGCAAAAAGTGGCAAGAAGACTAAAGTTCCTGTTCTCCAGTCTTACAACCAATGGGATTGTACCAACCTGTTCCAGGCTACTATATTTGCGAGGTCTTTTGCCTTGCCAGCCAGTACAAGCCCCTTTGCCACACTGAGTGATTTGTACGTGAAGCCCCGTGCAGTACCTTATGGTAGTTTCCACGCATGTGTGGTCAGCCCGGGTGGAAACATGACGGAGACCATTGCACTTGCGATTGATCAGCTTCGCCTTCTTAGAAATTCGCTTTGTCACTCCACCAGTAGTGAGATGGACAAGGCGACGTTTGACCAGCGCGTGAATTACACCAGAGATGCGTTTCAAGCCCTTGGTGTCTCGACGGCATCAATTGACGCATTTGTTAGTTTGGCGGAGTCAGACTTTCCCACAAATGAAGTTCGAAAATTGGAAGCCAGAATCCGAGACGAGACTCGAGCGTACATCAAATGTCTCGAGGACTTCAGAGAAGGTCTGGagagtttaaaaaaacaagTCGAAGTTGATAATGCCAGCAGAGACGACATAACTAGACTGGAAAAAAAGATTGATGAATTGAAAGTAGGAAGAGACGAACAAGAAAATCTACCTGACAATGCAGGtaagattttgagaaattgttCCTTCCGAAGGCTCAGCCAGTTACAGTTTGGACAAATAGTAAGTAAATTGCCATTGCAGGACTGGTTAATTGAGCCAGTTCCATTTACAAATAAGCAAAATCAAAGCCTATTAAGTTTTCCCTTTTCATCAGAGCCTTCAGATTGTAAGGTAGTTAAAGAAGGTAGCAGTCTTAGCCGCGGAGAGTGAACCTTTTTCCAGTTAGGTCTAGTCTCCTGTAGCTCAGTTGCGGAGCATCTGTTTACTCTGTTGACTCATGTTGGGAAGttctcagattttttctgttgAGCAGGCTGCCAGACACTGCCTAAAGAACATCTTTCTcaaggttttgttttgtatgTAAGCTTCCTTTATATAAAACAGATAAGGGAATGACCTTGGATCGACATCATAACCGAACTCTTTTCCTAAATCATCAGATTTcgtataaatataaaaataggGATTTGGATTCACTTCAAGAATATCATTTGTACATTGAATGACGGGTCAAATTTGacttatttatatatttatttttgaatattttaactgatttctttttcacttttggtCTTTTCTTATTATAAAAGATACGAGACCATCGCTCTCAAGAGCCTACCTTCCTTCGATGGTTCCCGATTTCACCGGGCGACAGAGCGAAGTTGAAGAGATAATCAGACATGTCACTTCCGAATCCACCCGACTTGTGTCGATCTGGGGTTCACCTGGATTCGGAAAAACGTCGGTTGCAATTGCAGCGGGACACGCTCTTCAGACTCAAGGACTGCCAGTGTACTGGCTTTCATTGCGAGGACTTCAGTCAAAGGCGGGTCTGGCTTCAAAGATTCTTAGCGTTCTAGGGCAACCAACCATTAAAAATCAACCGTCCCATCAGCGTCTGTCCCTTGATGATGAGATTTGCCAACTATTcaataaaatatcaaaacagtCTGTATTTATTCTTGATAATGCCGATGATTTGTTAGAAAGTGGTTATCAAAAAGTGAAGGAAGAAGTCACCCAACTTCTTGAAGAAATACTCAGGCAAAACCCAAGGGTGACATGCATTGTAACCACGAGAGAGTCTCTTGACTTTATGGACATTCATTTTCAAGGACATCAAGGATTGAGAGTCAGAGCATTGGATAAAGCCTCTACAAAATCCTTAATTCATGAATTACTTCCAAATGCGAGCGCTGCAGATTGCATAGAAGTCGCGCATATCTGCGGACAAGTTCCTTTGGCcataaaattaatgtgttcTTTGATTTCTGAAGATAATTCTTTACCAAGTCATTTTCTAGATGATTTCAAGGCGTCCTCTACAGAAAGTATCGTAAGCATGTTGGACATATTTGACTCCTCTTTCCAAGGACTAACTGCACAAGAACAAGAAGCACTAATTTCTTTGAGCATTCTCCCTGAAAACTTCACTACTGAGGTCGCTGCGGTTGTTTTAGGTACCAAAAGTGGTTTTAAAGCCAAAAGAATGCTACAAAACCTTCGGAGGAAGTCACTGATTGATTTAGGCTCTAAACCCGGGACTTTCACGATGCACAAACTGTTGCAATCATTTTCGAAAGAGAAAGAGGACACTGAGATGAACAAGATAATTCTCAATGCAAAGGGTCGTTTGAATGCATTCTATGTCTCGTACTTTGATAAACTAAATAAACAATTTCTCACCGGGCATTCCATGCATGCATATATTGCATTTTATGAGGATAAGGAGAGCATTGTTCAAAGCCTAGTAGACGGATGTTTTGACCCCAAAACAGCTGACACTGTCTTTGACATATTGGTCAAGGGGGAGTTGTTTCTTGACTCGCTTTTTTGGACCGAGAGTGAAgcgaaaacctttcatcacatATACGATGGCGCAATAAAAGCAGCCAATCTgcatggaaatgaaaaatacCACAGGCAGCTACTTTCTTCTAAGGCTTTCAGTCAAGTAACCTGGGGACGAGCAGGGCAGACGAATCATCTTCTCTCTGAAGTGAAAGTTCTGCAAGCAGCATCGTCCCTTGTTTCTAATCAAGAAAAAGGCAAATGCTTCTGCTATTTAGGAATCTGTCACCTTACTGCAGAAAAAACTAAGAGTGGAGTCCACTGCCTACAGCAGGCGCTTTCATCACTGAATACTTGCAACGACCAAGAGTCGTTATTTCTAAAGTTTCTTATTCTTCAGATCCTCGTTTGTTATTATCAGTCCCTAAATGACTTCTACAATGCAAGTTGCTACTATGACAAAGCACTACATCTGTCCTCTGCAGTAGGAGATTGCAAGCTGCTTATTATCCCGCCAATGAAAAGCAAATCACATAAAACTACTGataaaatgaactttgaaaagggCTCAAACATTTTGCTCAATCAACCTTTCGAATTCCAAATTGTCTTTCTCTTAAGCGAAGCTACAAAGTTTTTCGCTAACACTAAAACCAAACAAACTACAAACTACTTAGTTCTTCAAATGTTAGAGTGTGTCGAAAAAGATGTTACACCTTCAATTGGTTTGCTATATTTTCACACAGCTGTGGCAAACATGCTGTGGGATTTGAATAGTGAAGACCCTGAAAAACTATTTTGGTCAAGAATAAGTTATCATGAAAAAACGCTCAAGCAATGGAAAGGAACTTTCCTAAATAGTTACGACTTTGGCGGTTATGGTCAAATACAAATTGAAGCGCTTGTGGACTGCCACTTAAACCTGGGTAGAGTTTACAACAACAGAGGAAACCACTCAGAAGCTCTTCAGTCATACACGAGAGCGCTGGACACGGCAACAAGGTCCTTAGGAGAACAACATGAAAGAACTTCAGTCACCTACAGGGAACTTGGTGTAACACAACACAtcatgcatgactacagcgcagctctacaatctcaccagcgtgcaTTAGGAATCCgccttaaactgtttggagagaatcatgaaagcactgctgacagct encodes:
- the LOC140925886 gene encoding uncharacterized protein, with product MTALQPFSDEQLNFFKFSSLVLNEFPKALRQTFKTMWDNTYGHRPGFQLWDDSTAVRNMFDSEEAKSGKKTKVPVLQSYNQWDCTNLFQATIFARSFALPASTSPFATLSDLYVKPRAVPYGSFHACVVSPGGNMTETIALAIDQLRLLRNSLCHSTSSEMDKATFDQRVNYTRDAFQALGVSTASIDAFVSLAESDFPTNEVRKLEARIRDETRAYIKCLEDFREGLESLKKQVEVDNASRDDITRLEKKIDELKVGRDEQENLPDNADTRPSLSRAYLPSMVPDFTGRQSEVEEIIRHVTSESTRLVSIWGSPGFGKTSVAIAAGHALQTQGLPVYWLSLRGLQSKAGLASKILSVLGQPTIKNQPSHQRLSLDDEICQLFNKISKQSVFILDNADDLLESGYQKVKEEVTQLLEEILRQNPRVTCIVTTRESLDFMDIHFQGHQGLRVRALDKASTKSLIHELLPNASAADCIEVAHICGQVPLAIKLMCSLISEDNSLPSHFLDDFKASSTESIVSMLDIFDSSFQGLTAQEQEALISLSILPENFTTEVAAVVLGTKSGFKAKRMLQNLRRKSLIDLGSKPGTFTMHKLLQSFSKEKEDTEMNKIILNAKGRLNAFYVSYFDKLNKQFLTGHSMHAYIAFYEDKESIVQSLVDGCFDPKTADTVFDILVKGELFLDSLFWTESEAKTFHHIYDGAIKAANLHGNEKYHRQLLSSKAFSQVTWGRAGQTNHLLSEVKVLQAASSLVSNQEKGKCFCYLGICHLTAEKTKSGVHCLQQALSSLNTCNDQESLFLKFLILQILVCYYQSLNDFYNASCYYDKALHLSSAVGDCKLLIIPPMKSKSHKTTDKMNFEKGSNILLNQPFEFQIVFLLSEATKFFANTKTKQTTNYLVLQMLECVEKDVTPSIGLLYFHTAVANMLWDLNSEDPEKLFWSRISYHEKTLKQWKGTFLNSYDFGGYGQIQIEALVDCHLNLGRVYNNRGNHSEALQSYTRALDTATRSLGEQHERTSVTYRELGVTQHIMHDYSAALQSHQRALGIRLKLFGENHESTADSYRELGVTQYNMHDYSAALQSHQRALTIRLKLFGDDHESTADSYRALGVTQNNMHDYSAALQSHQRALTIRLRLFGEDHESTADSYWALGVTQYNMHDYCAALQSHQRALTIRLKVLGEDHKSTADSYRQLGLTQYNMHDYSTALQSHQRVLSIRLKLFGEDHESTANSYRALGVTQNHMHEYSAALQSHQRALAIRIKLFGEEHERTADSYRELGVTQSNMHDYGAALQSHQRELTIRLKLFGEDHESTADSYWALGVTQNNMHEYSPALQSHQRALAIRIKLLGEEHERTADSYRALGVTQNNMHDYSAALESYQRAFTTHLKLFREDHESTADSYWALGVTQYNMHEYSAALQSHQRALTIRLKLFGEDHESTADSYRELGVTQNNMHDYSAALQSHQRALTIRLKLFGEDHESTVDSYRELGVTKNNVHDYSAALQS